In one window of Nerophis ophidion isolate RoL-2023_Sa linkage group LG05, RoL_Noph_v1.0, whole genome shotgun sequence DNA:
- the rarres3 gene encoding retinoic acid receptor responder 3 isoform X1 has product MALPRKIKKGLFSRLPQYSKYSRSQHTKHEVKPQPGDLIEIFRPGYQHWALYVGNGMVVHVTPPSECAGAGPSSMMSLFADRGLVRMEELWTVVGDDRYRVNNILDDNYQPRPVFIILREAKRRVGQVMPYDVFSANCEHFVTNLRYGKPESRQVRKAAEAAALTGVVFGVAAFAGALLFGLTGNNKDKHKQ; this is encoded by the exons ATGGCTCTTCCTCGGAAGATAAAAAAGGGACTTTTTAGTCGCCTTCCTCAGTACAGTAAGTATAGTAGGAGCCAGCACACAAAG CATGAAGTGAAACCCCAGCCTGGGGACTTGATAGAGATCTTCAGGCCGGGTTACCAGCACTGGGCTTTGTATGTGGGCAACGGCATGGTGGTCCACGTAACTCCCCCCT CGGAGTGTGCAGGTGCGGGCCCCAGCAGTATGATGTCCCTCTTTGCGGACAGGGGCCTGGTGAGGATGGAGGAGCTGTGGACGGTGGTGGGGGACGACCGCTACCGAGTCAACAACATCCTGGATGACAATTACCAACCCCGCCCAGTTTTTATCATCTTGAGAGAAGCCAAAAGGCGGGTAGGCCAGGTGATGCCCTACGACGTCTTCAGTGCGAACTGTGAGCACTTTGTCACCAACCTGCGCTACGGAAAACCAGAGTCCCGCCAG GTGCGCAAGGCGGCAGAAGCGGCCGCGTTGACAGGTGTGGTCTTTGGTGTCGCGGCCTTCGCAGGTGCTCTTCTGTTTGGACTGACTGGCAACAACAAGGACAAACACAAACAGTAA
- the rarres3 gene encoding retinoic acid receptor responder 3 isoform X2: protein MATYHEVKPQPGDLIEIFRPGYQHWALYVGNGMVVHVTPPSECAGAGPSSMMSLFADRGLVRMEELWTVVGDDRYRVNNILDDNYQPRPVFIILREAKRRVGQVMPYDVFSANCEHFVTNLRYGKPESRQVRKAAEAAALTGVVFGVAAFAGALLFGLTGNNKDKHKQ from the exons ATGGCGACATAT CATGAAGTGAAACCCCAGCCTGGGGACTTGATAGAGATCTTCAGGCCGGGTTACCAGCACTGGGCTTTGTATGTGGGCAACGGCATGGTGGTCCACGTAACTCCCCCCT CGGAGTGTGCAGGTGCGGGCCCCAGCAGTATGATGTCCCTCTTTGCGGACAGGGGCCTGGTGAGGATGGAGGAGCTGTGGACGGTGGTGGGGGACGACCGCTACCGAGTCAACAACATCCTGGATGACAATTACCAACCCCGCCCAGTTTTTATCATCTTGAGAGAAGCCAAAAGGCGGGTAGGCCAGGTGATGCCCTACGACGTCTTCAGTGCGAACTGTGAGCACTTTGTCACCAACCTGCGCTACGGAAAACCAGAGTCCCGCCAG GTGCGCAAGGCGGCAGAAGCGGCCGCGTTGACAGGTGTGGTCTTTGGTGTCGCGGCCTTCGCAGGTGCTCTTCTGTTTGGACTGACTGGCAACAACAAGGACAAACACAAACAGTAA